A portion of the Scleropages formosus chromosome 15, fSclFor1.1, whole genome shotgun sequence genome contains these proteins:
- the LOC114912300 gene encoding nuclear GTPase SLIP-GC-like gives MKKIYVWHSEKAVKDYVSDVAGVVTFLHLSKNPCNAKIASYTSKEFGRLEKELNDECEKLHKFLTNVQSKLRDNLVKGVKEAEKHCLTNGRKVLEPKKKCYRGFHKTLKALCKYNGYFRCGNGDVFDLNYTLAEPMYANMNDVFLQTFSPGSSRQSIYGKLGSFQESFIAPWDLDACKKEPEKYLRKVYIKTKQRKLLSSMEKEIVQRKKSIHDSLSKSVQATMMTAFRDFSGTGTYTLANIQDTLKEKIQSSKNTIFQQAMNEMLRQFEDLKTWTVKELETQMTAHMRVALGQIPDDFINLPDVDEELQNMKSWCEVLDLRIFM, from the exons ATGAAGAAGATCTACGTGTGGCATTCAGAGAAGGCAGTGAAAGATTATGTGTCTGACGTTGCAGGGGTCGTAACATTTCTGCACCTTTCAAAGAACCCTTGTAATGCGAAG ATTGCATCTTACACTTCTAAGGAATTCGGAAGACTTGAAAAGGAGCTGAATGATGAATGTGAAAAGCTGCACAAGTTTCTGACCAATGTCCAGAGTAAACTGAGGGATAACTTGGTAAAGGGAGTGAAAGAGGCTGAGAAGCACTGTTTGACCAATGGCAGAAAGGTTCTGGAGCCA aaaaagaaatgttacagGGGCTTCCACAAGACACTCAAGGCCTTGTGTAAATACAATGGGTATTTCAGGTGTGGTAATGGAGATGTTTTTGACCTGAACTATACACTCGCAGAGCCCATGTATGCAAATATGAATGACGTATTTCTGCAAACCTTCAG CCCCGGAAGTTCAAGACAATCAATCTATGGGAAGCTTGGAAGTTTCCAGGAATCATTTATCGCACCTTGGGATCTGGATGCATGTAAAAAGGAGCCAGAAAAATACCTGCGTAAGGTGTACATTAAGACAAAG CAAAGAAAATTGCTTAGCAGTATGGAAAAGGAGATCGTTCAAAGAAAGAAGTCCATCCATGATTCCCTCAGCAAATCTGTCCAAGCAACTATGATGACAGCTTTTAGAG atttttctgGGACTGGGACATACACTCTGGCAAATATTCAGGacacactgaaggaaaaaattCAGTCTTCCAAAAATACCATTTTTCAGCAAGCTATGAACGAGATGCTGAGACAGTTTGAAGACCTCAAg ACGTGGACTGTGAAAGAACTTGAGACACAGATGACGGCACACATGAGGGTGGCTCTCGGGCAGATCCCAGACGACTTCATCAACCTACCTG aTGTTGATGAAGAATTACAGAATATGAAAAGTTGGTGTGAAGTATTAGACCTTAGGATTTTTATGTGA